One Pyrus communis chromosome 13, drPyrComm1.1, whole genome shotgun sequence genomic window carries:
- the LOC137712619 gene encoding LRR receptor-like serine/threonine-protein kinase GSO1, with amino-acid sequence MSHFLLFFAILYAVLAVSLGDDSRVSSPLLRIKSELVDPAGVLSNWSPSAHICSWNGLLCSDDQLHIIGLNLSGSGLAGPIPRELSQLSSIQTLDFSSNSLAGPLPPELGQLQSLKILLLYSNFLSGGIPAEIGLLRNLQVLRIGDNLFSGAIPPSIGNLTELRVLGLAYCQLNGSIPVEIGDLKKLTSLDLRNNSLTGLIPEEIHGLQEIQNFAASNNMLEGDIPSSIGSLKSLQILNLANNSLSGTIPSALSQLANLNYLNLVGNRLNGDIPSGLNQLAQLEILDLSRNNLSGSIGLLSTQLKNLESLVLSDNALTGTISSNFCLSNSNLQQLLLARNKLTGKFPLDLLSCSSLQQLDLSDNTFEGELPAALDKLQNLTDLVLNNNSFTGTLPPEIGNMSYLENLYLFGNMITGRIPAEIGKLKKLKTLYLYDNQLSGSMPTELTNCTELLEIDFFGNHFTGSIPATIGKLKSLVLLHLRQNGLSGPIPPSLGYCRSLRLLALADNKLTGTLPPTFRFISQLSTITLYNNSFEGPLPASLFLLKNLKIINFSHNRFNGSIYPLSGSSYLTKVDLTNNSFSGSIPSRLAMARNLTRLRLAYNHLAGTIPSEFGQLTQLKFLDLSFNNLTGEVPPQLSSAKLIEHFLLSNNRFEGKIPAWLGSLQELGELDLSTNNFQGTLPVEIGNCSKLLKLSLQGNSLSSMIPEEMGNLTSLNVLNLQRNSFSGSIPSTIRQCVKLYELRLSENNLTGSIPSELGELTELQVILDLSENFLSGKIPSSLGNLMKLERLNLSSNQLQGEVPSSLGKLTSLHMLNLSNNFLQGQIPSIFSGFPPSSFSSNPKLCGPPLASCSESKRQRKKGLSDAAETGITVAIVLTSAVICLAMLYVMLRMWCNWRRVSVSNMDGGGGGAECKREEELWDFGNEKKRGGECWNVVSLALVNSKDEEMQQQQHALYSTPHSEKKMPW; translated from the coding sequence ATGTCTCATTTCTTGCTGTTTTTTGCAATACTTTATGCTGTTCTTGCTGTTTCTCTTGGAGACGATTCGAGGGTTTCCTCCCCACTTCTGAGAATCAAATCAGAACTTGTTGATCCAGCAGGAGTTTTGAGCAACTGGTCTCCAAGTGCTCATATATGCAGTTGGAATGGCCTTTTGTGTTCAGACGATCAGTTGCATATTATTGGTCTTAACCTATCGGGATCAGGATTAGCTGGTCCAATCCCTCGCGAGCTTTCGCAACTCTCTTCGATCCAAACACTCGATTTCTCTTCAAATTCCCTCGCTGGTCCACTTCCTCCCGAGTTGGGACAGCTTCAAAGTCTCAAAATACTCCTCCTCTACTCGAACTTTCTCTCCGGCGGGATTCCTGCAGAAATAGGTCTTTTGAGGAACTTACAAGTTCTTCGGATAGGAGATAACTTGTTTTCAGGTGCAATTCCACCAAGCATTGGAAACCTGACTGAGCTGAGAGTGTTGGGACTTGCCTACTGCCAATTAAATGGAAGCATTCCAGTTGAAATTGGTGATTTGAAGAAGCTGACATCTCTTGATCTGCGGAACAATAGCCTCACTGGCCTCATACCAGAAGAGATTCATGGCCTCCAAGAGATTCAAAACTTTGCAGCATCCAACAACATGCTCGAAGGAGATATCCCTTCTTCGATAGGATCACTTAAATCGCTGCAAATCTTGAACCTGGCCAACAACAGCCTCTCTGGAACAATTCCTTCCGCGCTAAGCCAGCTTGCAAATTTAAACTACTTAAATTTGGTAGGGAACAGATTGAACGGTGATATCCCTTCAGGGCTTAACCAATTAGCACAGCTCGAGATTCTTGACTTGTCGCGAAACAACCTCTCAGGAAGCATAGGCCTCCTCAGCACACAACTAAAGAATCTCGAATCTTTGGTTCTGTCTGATAATGCCTTGACAGGTACAATTTCAAGCAATTTCTGCCTCAGCAACTCAAATCTTCAACAACTTCTTCTCGCTCGAAACAAGCTCACTGGAAAATTTCCTCTAGACCTACTCAGCTGCTCTTCACTCCAACAGCTAGACCTTTCGGATAACACTTTCGAAGGAGAGCTGCCAGCTGCCTTGGACAAGCTACAGAATCTCACAGATCTTGTACTCAATAACAACAGCTTCACTGGAACTCTACCTCCTGAAATAGGAAACATGAGCTACCTAGAAAATCTGTATCTGTTCGGAAACATGATCACAGGTAGAATCCCGGCGGAGATTGGGAAgctgaaaaagttgaaaaccctTTACCTGTATGACAACCAGCTGTCAGGATCCATGCCAACAGAGTTAACCAATTGCACAGAGctattagaaattgattttttcGGAAACCATTTCACGGGCTCCATCCCTGCAACGATTGGAAAGCTTAAGAGTCTTGTTCTGCTTCACCTGAGGCAGAACGGCTTGTCAGGACCTATCCCGCCTAGCTTAGGTTACTGCAGAAGTCTCCGGTTACTGGCCTTGGCAGATAATAAACTCACTGGAACCTTGCCACCCACATTTCGATTTATTTCTCAGCTAAGCACCATTACCCTTTACAACAACTCCTTTGAAGGCCCTCTTCCTGCAtccctttttcttctcaaaaaccTCAAGATCATAAATTTTTCCCACAACCGGTTTAATGGAAGCATCTATCCACTGTCTGGTTCGAGTTATCTGACCAAAGTGGACTTGACAAACAACAGCTTTTCAGGTTCAATCCCTTCTAGACTAGCGATGGCTAGAAACTTAACCCGTCTCCGCCTTGCATACAATCACCTCGCCGGCACCATCCCTTCTGAATTCGGCCAGCTCACACAGCTCAAATTTCTTGACTTGTCATTCAACAATCTCACAGGAGAAGTGCCACCTCAATTGTCTTCTGCAAAGCTTATTGAGCATTTTCTACTGAGTAACAACCGATTCGAAGGAAAAATACCTGCATGGTTAGGGAGCTTACAAGAGTTGGGAGAACTTGACTTGTCAACAAACAACTTCCAAGGAACACTACCAGTAGAGATCGGCAACTGTTCGAAGTTACTGAAACTTTCTCTGCAAGGCAACAGCCTCTCAAGCATGATACCGGAGGAGATGGGAAATCTCACTTCTCTCAATGTTCTCAATCTTCAAAGAAACAGTTTTTCGGGTTCAATCCCATCAACGATCCGGCAATGCGTGAAGCTATATGAACTGAGGCTCTCAGAAAACAACTTAACCGGTTCGATCCCATCCGAGCTAGGAGAACTCACTGAGCTGCAAGTAATCCTCGATCTAAGCGAAAACTTCCTCTCCGGAAAAATCCCCTCATCCCTCGGAAACCTAATGAAGTTGGAGAGATTGAATCTCTCTTCCAATCAACTCCAAGGAGAAGTTCCGTCCTCACTCGGAAAGCTGACAAGCCTGCACATGCTAAACCTATCAAATAATTTCCTCCAAGGTCAAATCCCATCAATCTTTTCAGGATTCCCACCCAGCTCCTTCTCGAGTAATCCAAAGCTCTGCGGCCCACCACTAGCGTCGTGTTCGGAATCCAAAAGGCAGAGGAAGAAGGGCCTTTCTGATGCTGCAGAGACTGGAATTACAGTGGCCATTGTTTTAACGTCTGCAGTAATATGCTTGGCGATGCTTTATGTCATGCTGAGGATGTGGTGCAACTGGAGAAGAGTTTCCGTCTCAAATATGGACGGCGGCGGAGGCGGGGCGGAGTGCAAGAGGGAAGAGGAGTTGTGGGATTTTGGGAATGAGAAGAAGAGGGGTGGTGAGTGTTGGAATGTGGTTTCTTTGGCTCTGGTTAATTCAAAAGATGAAGAAATGCAGCAACAGCAGCATGCACTCTACTCTACACCACACAGTGAAAAGAAGATGCCATGGTAA
- the LOC137713284 gene encoding uncharacterized protein: MALVTHQMQGSYVTYPSRPLSWSKGMKLKQCVTTHQMVGRTEKCFMLKRNLCLSVGASLMRGPKVKPFKVSAFKGSAQNDKSGGRTNGSKLPKNSVKLKENEDTITGSPQANDIPLSYASEADERNASSPVIHNLFKKWLRMLRTQSPSEVEDGLLGEEPPPMETSETKHEIQNKENDGILWTVWCNFLGLNATVKIPLLIFIPMYLAVNMIHGAEVSKELTPLWVLGPLIVALYIKMLQWLCALYVFSFKQTVKVIKNLPTYYMVAYTYIAHGKLKEEIRTRFWQPLLNIKNLDYKKLSRRKLKALQGLIIERYLDFVESIWPYYCRTIRFLKRANLI, translated from the exons ATGGCTTTGGTTACCCATCAAATGCAG GGTTCTTATGTGACTTATCCCTCTAGGCCTTTGTCATGGAGCAAAGGGATGAAGTTGAAGCAGTGTGTAACAACACATCAAATGGTCGGGAGGACAGAGAAGTGCTTTATGCTAAAGCGCAACCTTTGTTTAAG TGTAGGGGCTTCTCTCATGCGGGGACCAAAAGTTAAACCTTTCAAAGTTTCAGCCTTCAAGGGCAGTGCTCAGAATGATAAATCTGGAGGTAGAACAAATGGATCAAAGCTTCCCAAGAATTCGGTCAAACTAAAAGAGAATGAGGATACTATCACGGGATCTCCTCAGGcaaatgatattcctctttctTATGCCTCTGAAGCAGATGAGAGAAATGCATCTTCCCCCGtcattcataatttatttaagAAATGGTTGAGAATGCTTCGAACACAATCACCAAGTGAAGTAGAAGATGGGCTTTTGGGGGAAGAACCGCCTCCAATGGAGACATCAGAAACTAAGCATGAGattcaaaacaaggaaaatgatGGGATTCTATGGACGGTCTGGTGCAATTTTCTGGGTCTAAATGCTACAGTAAAGATACCCTTACTTATATT CATCCCCATGTACCTGGCAGTTAATATGATTCATGGGGCCGAAGTTTCAAAGGAGTTGACGCCTTTGTGGGTTTTAGGACCCCTCATTGTAGCACTCTACATCAAGATGCTTCAGTGGTTGTGTGCACTCTATGTATTCAGCTTCAAGCAGACTGTTAAAGTAATCAAGAATTTACCCACTTACTACATGGTGGCCTATACATACATTGCACATGGGAAGCTTAAAGAGGAAATACGGACTCGTTTCTGGCAACCTTTACTGAACATTAAGAACTTAGACTACAAGAAATTATCCAGAAGAAAGCTGAAAGCACTGCAAGGGTTGATAATCGAGAGATACCTTGATTTCGTGGAATCAATATGGCCTTATTACTGCAGAACAATCAGATTCCTAAAGAGGGCTAATCTCATTTAG
- the LOC137713789 gene encoding uncharacterized protein, producing the protein MALKCGSSFSCLATSPASHCQTRRGSQLSLLHVPYCSQQHDAQQLRYAKGNSCIFRHRVGQSSKRIPNSHSVLFAVAEDQSQYSEIKTDAMEQENHLLNSEDIFPSNSSYIHFDGAGGKPGLISFYNRPYKREEEVSTNNPARNQNSLLWFIGPAVLLASFIFPSLYLRKILSTIFEDSLLTDFLILFFTEALFYSGVAVFLLLIDRSRRTAEPELGVPSNRTPAPQLGQRISSVASLVLSLIIPMVTMGYVWPWTGPAASATLAPYLVGIMVQFAFEQYARYKKSPSWPVIPVIFQVYRLHQLNRAAQLVTALSFTVRGAETTPHNLAINSSLGTLLNVLQCLGVICIWSLSSFLMRFFSSTTTNPP; encoded by the exons ATGGCGCTTAAATGTGGTTCTTCGTTTTCTTGCCTGGCAACTTCTCCTGCTTCCCATTGCCAAACCAGAAGGGGTTCCCAG TTGAGCTTATTGCATGTACCGTACTGCAGCCAACAACATGATGCTCAACAGCTGAGATATGCTAAAG GTAATTCATGCATATTCAGACATCGAGTAGGGCAGTCAAGCAAAAGGATTCCAAACAGTCACAGTGTTCTCTTTGCTGTTGCTGAAGATCAGTCACAATATAGTGAGATAAAAACAGATGCTATGGAGCAAGAAAATCACCTTCTTAATTCTGAAGATATATTTCCTTCAAACAGTTCATATATCCATTTTGATGGTGCTGGTGGAAAACCGGGTTTAATCTCATTTTATAACCGTCCATataaaagggaagaagaagTTTCTACAAATAATCCAGCAAGGAACCAAAACAGCCTCTTATGGTTCATCGGTCCAGCTGTTCTCCTAGCTTCTTTCATTTTCCCCTCGCTCTATCTGCGCAAAATACTATCTACTATATTTGAGGATTCTTTGTTGACAG ATTTTCTCATCTTGTTCTTCACGGAAGCTCTCTTCTACAGTGGTGTTGCGGTATTTCTTCTTCTGATTGACCGTTCAAGGAGGACAGCTGAACCAGAATTGGGTGTCCCCAGTAACAGAACCCCAGCCCCTCAATTAGGGCAGCGAATCTCATCTGTTGCTTCCTTGGTCCTCAGTCTTATAATTCCTATGGTGACTATGGGTTATGTCTGGCCATGGACTGGCCCTGCAGCTTCTGCTACTCTTGCTCCATATCTGGTTGGTATAATGGTGCAATTTGCATTTGAGCAGTATGCAAGATATAAGAAGTCACCTTCATGGCCTGTTATCCCGGTCATCTTTCAA GTCTATAGATTGCATCAACTGAATAGAGCAGCGCAACTGGTGACTGCTCTGTCCTTTACAGTCAGAGGCGCTGAGACGACACCGCACAACTTGGCAATAAACAGTTCCTTGGGTACACTGTTGAATGTCCTTCAATGCCTTGGAGTTATCTGCATTTGGTCTCTCTCAAGTTTCCTTATGAGGTTTTTCTCTTCCACCACTACTAATCCACCTTAA